Proteins encoded within one genomic window of Triticum aestivum cultivar Chinese Spring chromosome 2D, IWGSC CS RefSeq v2.1, whole genome shotgun sequence:
- the LOC100415869 gene encoding 1-Cys peroxiredoxin PER1 → MPGLTIGDTVPNLELDSTHGKIRIHDYVGNGYVILFSHPGDFTPVCTTELAAMANYAKEFEKRGVKLLGISCDDVQSHKEWTKDIEAYKPGSRVTYPIMADPDRSAIKQLNMVDPDEKDGQGQLPSRTLHIVGPDKVVKLSFLYPSCTGRNMDEVVRAVDSLLTAAKHKVATPANWKPGECVVIAPGVSDEEAKKMFPQGFETADLPSKKGYLRFTKV, encoded by the exons ATGCCGGGCCTCACCATCGGCGACACCGTCCCCAACCTGGAGCTGGACTCCACCCATGGCAAGATCCGCATCCACGACTACGTCGGCAACGGCTACGTCATCCTCTTCTCCCACCCCG GTGATTTCACCCCGGTGTGCACGACGGAGCTGGCGGCCATGGCCAACTACGCCAAGGAGTTCGAGAAGCGGGGCGTGAAGCTGCTCGGCATCTCCTGCGACGACGTGCAGTCCCACAAGGAGTGGACCAAGGACATCGAGGCCTACAAG CCTGGGAGCAGGGTGACGTACCCGATCATGGCGGACCCGGACCGCTCCGCCATCAAGCAGCTCAACATGGTCGACCCGGACGAGAAGGACGGCCAGGGGCAGCTGCCGTCCCGCACCCTGCACATCGTGGGGCCGGACAAGGTGGTGAAGCTGAGCTTCCTGTACCCGTCGTGCACGGGGCGGAACATGGACGAGGTGGTGCGGGCCGTGGACTCGCTGCTGACGGCGGCCAAGCACAAGGTGGCCACCCCGGCCAACTGGAAGCCCGGGGAGTGCGTGGTGATCGCGCCCGGCGTCTCCGACGAGGAGGCCAAGAAGATGTTCCCGCAGGGGTTCGAGACCGCCGACCTGCCCTCCAAGAAGGGGTACCTCCGCTTCACCAAGGTCTAG